A single window of Catharus ustulatus isolate bCatUst1 chromosome 38, bCatUst1.pri.v2, whole genome shotgun sequence DNA harbors:
- the LOC117009963 gene encoding large neutral amino acids transporter small subunit 2-like translates to MILGNLPRAISISIPLVTFLYVAANVAYLAAMSPQEILQSDAVAVTFGEKVLGPLAWVMPFAVALSTFGGVNGSLFTCSRLFYAGAREGHLPALLAMIHLRRHTPVPALLVTCVSTLLMLVTGDIYTLINYVGFVNYLWYGVTVAGLLLLRWREPELPRPIKVNLLYPVVYLIFWGALLLFSAWSEPLVCGIGLAIMATGAPVYLLCVRGGPRPPGIQRAMAAATKFGQRLLLVVYPGGGVASDCPSPTQEPLKPHP, encoded by the exons atgattttggg gaatttgcCCCGGgccatctccatctccatccccctGGTGACGTTCCTGTACGTGGCCGCCAACGTGGCGTACCTGGCGGCCATGAGCCCCCAGGAGATCCTGCAGAGCGACGCCGTGGCCGTG actTTCGGGGAGAAGGTTCTGGGCCCCCTGGCCTGGGTGATGCCGTTCGCCGTCGCTCTCTCCACCTTCGGCGGCGTCAACGGCTCCCTCTTCACCTGCTCCAG GCTGTTCTACGCGGGCGCGCGGGAGGGGCACCTGCCGGCGCTGCTGGCCATGATCCACCTGCGGCGCCACACGCCCGTCCCCGCCCTGCTCGTCACC TGCGTGTCCACGCTGCTGATGCTGGTGACCGGCGACATTTACACCCTGATCAATTACGTGGGGTTCGTTAATTACCTCTGGTACGGCGTCACCGTGGccgggctgctgctgctgcgctgGAGGGAGCCCGAGCTGCCCCGCCCCATCAAG GTGAACCTGCTGTACCCCGTGGTTTATCTGATTTTCTGGGGGGCCCTGCTGCTCTTCTCGGCCTGGTCCGAGCCCCTGGTGTGCGGTATCGGCCTGGCCATCATGGCCACCGGGGCCCCGGTGTACCTGCTGTGTGTCAGGGGGGGGCCCCGCCCTCCTGGGATCCAGAGAGCCATGG CCGCCGCGACGAAATTCGGGCAGCGCCTCCTATTGGTCGTTTACCCcggagggggcgtggccagcgattgcccctcccccacccaggAGCCCCTCAAGCCCcacccctaa